In the genome of Leptospira sanjuanensis, one region contains:
- a CDS encoding response regulator transcription factor, whose translation MKAKLLLVEDDRSLGETLQERLQKEGYEVLWTVSAVSAKKLVKDEKPHLILLDVRLPDGDGFTLAEELKETKDCPPFLFLTAQAGAPERLRGFELGAEEFIPKPFHLKELLLRVKHVLESHKHSIEESRFFYKDYVLDFQGFQIKKGNEEIPLSKRDCALLHFLVAERERTVSRAEILDKLWGEESFPTNRTIDNSIVRLRQAFGEEGERVIRSVRGVGYQWTGELRNVE comes from the coding sequence ATGAAGGCCAAACTCTTGTTAGTCGAAGACGATCGTTCTCTCGGGGAAACCCTACAAGAACGACTTCAGAAAGAAGGATACGAAGTCCTTTGGACCGTTTCCGCCGTGTCCGCAAAAAAATTGGTCAAAGACGAAAAGCCGCATCTCATTCTTTTGGATGTACGTTTGCCGGACGGGGACGGATTCACTCTTGCGGAAGAACTCAAAGAAACCAAGGATTGTCCTCCGTTTTTATTTTTAACCGCACAAGCGGGCGCGCCCGAACGGCTCCGCGGTTTTGAACTCGGAGCGGAAGAATTCATTCCGAAGCCGTTTCATCTCAAGGAACTTCTTCTCCGAGTCAAACACGTATTGGAATCCCATAAACATTCCATAGAAGAATCCAGATTCTTTTACAAAGACTACGTCTTGGATTTTCAAGGATTTCAGATTAAAAAGGGAAACGAAGAAATCCCTCTTTCCAAACGGGACTGCGCTCTTCTTCATTTCTTGGTTGCGGAACGCGAACGCACCGTAAGCCGCGCGGAAATTTTGGACAAACTTTGGGGAGAAGAAAGTTTCCCCACAAACAGAACGATCGACAATTCGATCGTGCGGCTTAGACAAGCCTTCGGAGAAGAAGGAGAACGAGTCATACGATCCGTACGAGGCGTCGGTTATCAATGGACCGGAGAATTAAGAAATGTCGAATGA
- a CDS encoding sensor histidine kinase → MSSLWKNTRILFAIVWLLVTVSLGIWWFLLGLKLTNTVAGLSSKLNASAASENLLLLERQSRMIKMEGAFFLLMLFLGGATLIWFSYRETRRNKMIHDFFSTVTHEMKTPLASLRLQAESLQEELPNHHESKLLQRLLMDSVRIESQMNRAMYLASLTRSEILYIEKTNVREILLSIGEDFPELEIDLQSLENVFVFSDRKALESIFKNLAENSLKHGKATALTVSSERQRSGRVLISLVDNGSGFDGKYKGLGVPFYRHGSSSGTGIGLYIIKKLTNKMKGSMKIVPQKIGFRVDLVLPGAPR, encoded by the coding sequence ATGTCTTCTCTTTGGAAAAATACGAGAATCCTATTCGCGATCGTTTGGCTGCTTGTCACGGTCTCGCTGGGGATTTGGTGGTTTCTGCTCGGACTCAAACTGACGAATACGGTCGCGGGACTCAGTTCCAAGCTCAACGCGTCTGCCGCCTCCGAAAATCTTCTCCTGCTCGAGCGACAAAGCAGAATGATCAAGATGGAAGGAGCGTTTTTTCTTCTGATGTTGTTTTTGGGCGGAGCGACGTTGATTTGGTTTTCTTATCGAGAAACACGCAGAAACAAAATGATCCACGACTTTTTTTCCACGGTGACGCACGAAATGAAAACCCCTCTCGCAAGCCTTCGTCTGCAGGCGGAAAGTCTTCAGGAAGAATTGCCCAATCATCACGAGAGCAAACTGCTTCAAAGATTGCTTATGGACTCGGTGAGAATCGAATCGCAGATGAATCGCGCGATGTATCTCGCGAGTCTGACAAGATCCGAAATTCTTTATATAGAAAAAACGAACGTGCGCGAAATCCTTCTTTCGATCGGAGAAGATTTCCCCGAACTTGAAATTGATCTTCAGTCTTTGGAGAACGTTTTCGTGTTCTCGGATCGAAAGGCGCTCGAAAGTATTTTTAAGAATCTTGCGGAGAATTCTTTGAAACACGGAAAGGCGACCGCGCTTACGGTGAGTTCCGAACGGCAAAGATCCGGACGAGTTCTGATATCGCTCGTCGACAACGGTAGCGGATTCGACGGGAAATACAAAGGGCTCGGCGTTCCCTTTTACAGACACGGGAGTTCGAGCGGGACCGGAATCGGATTGTATATCATAAAAAAACTAACGAATAAAATGAAAGGTTCGATGAAAATCGTTCCTCAAAAAATCGGATTCAGAGTGGACTTGGTTCTTCCGGGAGCGCCGCGATGA